A section of the Vigna radiata var. radiata cultivar VC1973A unplaced genomic scaffold, Vradiata_ver6 scaffold_183, whole genome shotgun sequence genome encodes:
- the LOC106778893 gene encoding uncharacterized protein LOC106778893, translated as MASLPQMSATLGTCISWKIKMSDARPCIAQIHKKKKNSCLKGALFPLTLVEEKKPKIGLRKERSEKWKVGVGESGELVARSVIESIVKDFHRALNDKNMEELQQLISDDCEYQDYLFYSPYKGQENVIKFLENVMEAMGPNIKIAVRDINVEDVDVKHTKEAKLMATLFWHLEWGKDKKKLPFSKGCRFFWFEEVEGRLVISKITGLEELPIKPGELVLNALKAISSFLDSYPPMASALLNYPAFRDD; from the exons ATGGCATCACTACCCCAAATGTCTGCCACATTAGGAACTTGCATAAGCTGGAAAATTAAGATGAGTGACGCACGACCATGCATTGCTCAAAtacacaagaagaagaagaatagttGTTTGAAGGGTGCGTTGTTTCCATTGACATTGGTGGAAGAAAAGAAGCCGAAAATAGGGTTACGGAAAGAGCGAAGTGAAAAATGGAAAGTGGGAGTAGGGGAAAGTGGCGAGTTGGTGGCACGTTCAGTTATAGAGAGCATTGTGAAAGATTTCCACCGTGCCTTGAATGATAAAAACATGGAGGAATTGCAGCAGTTGATTTCGGATGATTGTGAGTACCAGGACTACCTCTTCTACAGTCCCTACAAAGGCCAG GAGAATGTGATCAAATTCTTGGAGAACGTTATGGAAGCGATGGgtccaaatataaaaattgctGTGCGAGATATCAACGTGGAAGATGTCGATGTCAAACATACCAAAGAGGCCAAACTCATGGCTACACTGTTTTGGCACCTGG AGTGGGGAAAGGACAAAAAGAAGTTACCCTTCTCAAAAGGATGCAGATTCTTTTGGTTTGAAGAAGTTGAAGGAAGATTGGTTATTAG CAAGATTACAGGCTTGGAGGAACTTCCAATAAAACCGGGTGAACTAGTACTG AATGCCTTAAAAGCAATTAGTTCCTTTTTGGACAGCTATCCACCCATGGCTTCAG CGTTGCTTAACTATCCTGCCTTTCGAGATGATTGA
- the LOC106778913 gene encoding receptor-like protein kinase 2 gives MSSNALTLFILFLNISLCPSISALNQEGLSLLSWLSTFNSSDSVAAFSSWDPTNKDPCTWDYITCSKDGFVSAIIITSIDMRSSFPTQVLSFGHLTTLVISNGNLTGEIPGSVGNLSSLVTLDLSFNALSGSIPEEIGMLAKLQLLLLNSNSLKGGIPTTIGNCSKLRHLALYDNQLSGMIPGEIGQLSTLETLRAGGNPGIHGEIPMQISDCKALVFLGLAVTGVSGEIPPSIGELKNLKTLSVYTAHLSGHIPAEIQNCSALEDLFLYENQLSGNIPYELGSMPNLRRVLLWQNNLTGIIPESLGNCTNLKVIDFSLNSLEGQIPVTLSNLLFLEEFLLSDNSIYGEIPSYVGNFSRLKQLELDNNKFSGNIPPVMGQLKELTLFYAWQNQLNGSIPTELSNCDKLEALDLSHNFLTGSIPSALFHLRNLTQLLLISNRLSGQIPADIGSCTSLIRLRLGSNNFTGQIPPEIGHLRSLSFLELSNNLLSGDIPSEIGNCAHLELLDLHSNVLEGTIPSSLKFLVGLNVLDLSANRITGSIPENLGKLKSLNKFILSGNIISGVIPGTLGQCKDLQLLDISNNRITGSIPDEIGYLQGLDILLNLSWNSLSGPIPQTFSNLSKLSILDLSHNKLTGTLTVLVSLDNLVSLNVSYNSFSGSLPDTKFFRDLPSAAFAGNPDLCISKCHASENGQSFNKSIRNVIVYTFLGVVLTSIFVTCGVILALRIHGGNFGRNFDSDEMEWAFTPFQKVNFSIDDILTKLSESNIVGKGCSGIVYRVETPTKQIIAVKKLWPIKKEEPPERDLFTAEVQTLGSIRHKNIVRLLGCCDNGRTRLLLFDYICNGSLFGLLHEKRLFLDWDARYKIILGAAHGLEYLHHDCIPPIVHRDIKANNILVGPQYEAFLADFGLAKLVSSSECSGASHTVAGSYGYIAPEYGYSLRITEKSDVYSFGVVLLEVLTGMEPTDNSIPDGAHIVTWVSNEIREKRREFTSILDQQLVLQSGTKTSEMLQVLGVALLCVNQSPEERPTMKDVTAMLKEIRLESDDFEKPNFLHKGMVVNPKAAVHCSSFSRSCEPLIIESTSSSSS, from the exons ATGTCAAGCAATGCATTAACTCTTTTTATCTTGTTTCTTAATATCTCCTTGTGTCCTTCCATCTCTGCTCTGAACCAGGAAGGCCTCTCTCTACTGTCATGGCTTTCAACCTTTAACTCCTCCGACTCTGTCGCTGCCTTCTCTTCATGGGATCCAACCAACAAAGATCCTTGCACATGGGATTACATAACATGTTCCAAAGATGGTTTTGTGTCAGCGATCATAATAACATCCATAGATATGCGTAGCAGCTTCCCCACTCAGGTCCTTTCTTTTGGCCACCTCACCACTCTTGTCATCTCAAATGGAAATCTCACAGGTGAGATTCCAGGTTCAGTGGGAAACTTGTCCTCCTTGGTCACTTTGGATCTTAGCTTCAATGCTTTGTCAGGAAGCATTCCAGAAGAAATAGGAATGCTAGCTAAGCTGCAGTTGTTATTGTTGAATTCCAATTCCTTGAAGGGTGGAATTCCAACTACAATTGGAAACTGTTCAAAGCTTCGGCATCTGGCACTTTACGACAACCAGTTATCAGGAATGATACCTGGAGAAATAGGCCAGTTGAGTACTCTCGAAACTCTTAGAGCAGGAGGAAATCCAGGTATTCATGGAGAAATTCCAATGCAGATATCAGACTGCAAGGCCCTTGTTTTTCTGGGACTTGCAGTTACTGGGGTTTCTGGGGAGATTCCACCGAGTATAGGGGAGCTTAAAAATCTCAAGACACTTTCAGTCTACACGGCGCATCTCTCAGGTCATATCCCAGCAGAGATTCAGAACTGCTCAGCCTTGGAGGATTTGTTTCTGTATGAAAACCAGCTTTCAGGAAACATTCCTTATGAATTGGGCTCCATGCCAAACCTGAGGAGGGTGTTGCTGTGGCAGAACAACTTAACTGGGATCATTCCTGAAAGTCTTGGGAACTGTACAAATCTCAAGGTTATAGATTTCTCTTTGAATTCTTTGGAGGGTCAGATACCTGTGACTCTCAGTAATCTACTCTTTCTGGAGGAGTTTCTTTTGTCTGATAATAGTATTTATGGAGAAATACCTTCCTATGTTGGCAACTTTTCCAGGCTAAAGCAACTTGAATTGGATAACAACAAATTCTCCGGGAACATTCCACCTGTTATGGGACAACTGAAGGAACTCACCCTCTTTTATGCCTGGCAGAATCAACTGAATGGAAGTATACCAACGGAACTATCCAACTGTGATAAACTTGAAGCACTTGATCTTTCGCACAATTTCCTCACTGGCTCCATTCCAAGTGCACTCTTTCATCTTCGGAATTTGACTCAGTTGTTGCTGATATCAAACAGACTTTCAGGTCAAATTCCAGCTGATATTGGCAGTTGCACTAGTTTGATCAGGTTACGGCTGGGATCAAATAACTTTACTGGTCAAATTCCACCAGAAATAGGTCATTTAAGAAGTTTGAGCTTCCTTGAGTTGTCAAATAATCTACTCAGTGGAGATATTCCCTCTGAGATAGGTAACTGTGCTCATCTAGAATTGCTTGACTTGCACAGCAATGTGCTGGAAGGAACCATTCCTTCATCGTTGAAATTCCTAGTTGGTCTTAATGTCTTAGATCTTTCGGCAAACAGAATAACGGGAAGCATTCCGGAGAATTTGGGTAAACTTAAATctctaaataaatttattttaagtggAAACATTATCTCTGGTGTAATCCCAGGGACACTGGGGCAGTGTAAGGATTTGCAGTTGCTGGATATAAGTAACAATAGGATCACTGGTTCTATTCCAGACGAGATTGGTTATTTGCAAGGATTAGATATCCTCTTGAACTTGAGTTGGAATTCTCTTAGTGGACCCATTCCACAGACCTTCTCAAATCTCTCAAAACTATCCATCTTGGACCTCTCTCACAACAAGCTCACAGGTACACTCACGGTATTGGTTAGTCTTGACAATCTTGTGTCTCTAAATGTCTCCTACAATAGCTTTTCTGGTTCTCTTCCTGATACAAAGTTTTTCCGGGATCTACCCTCCGCTGCATTTGCTGGTAACCCTGACCTTTGCATTAGCAAGTGTCATGCAAGTGAAAATGGCCAAAGCTTCAACAAGTCAATAAGAAATGTTATTGTCTACACTTTCCTTGGGGTTGTTTTAACTTCTATTTTTGTCACTTGTGGAGTAATTTTAGCTCTCCGGATTCATGGGGGAAACTTTGGCAGGAATTTTGATAGTGATGAAATGGAATGGGCTTTCACTCCATTCCAGAAAGTCAACTTCTCCATCGATGACATTTTAACAAAGTTGTCAGAATCAAACATTGTCGGAAAGGGTTGCTCAGGAATTGTTTATCGTGTAGAGACTCCAACGAAACAGATTATTGCAGTGAAGAAGCTATGGCCAATAAAGAAGGAAGAGCCACCAGAGAGAGATCTGTTTACTGCAGAAGTTCAGACACTTGGATCAATAAGACACAAGAATATAGTGAGACTATTAGGTTGCTGTGACAATGGAAGAACTAGATTGCTCTTGTTTGATTACATATGCAATGGAAGTTTGTTCGGACTGCTTCATGAAAAGAGATTGTTCTTGGATTGGGATGCCAGGTATAAGATCATACTGGGAGCGGCTCATGGTTTAGAATATCTTCATCATGATTGTATCCCTCCAATCGTCCACAGGGACATTAAGGCTAACAACATCTTAGTAGGTCCACAATATGAAGCTTTTCTTGCAGACTTTGGCCTTGCAAAGCTCGTGAGTTCCTCAGAGTGTTCAGGGGCCTCTCATACAGTTGCAGGTTCTTATGGATACATTGCTCCTG AATATGGATACAGTTTAAGGATCACAGAAAAGAGTGATGTGTACAGTTTCGGTGTTGTACTTCTTGAGGTCTTAACGGGGATGGAACCAACTGATAACAGTATTCCAGATGGTGCCCACATTGTCACATGGGTTAGCAACGAAATCCGAGAGAAAAGAAGGGAATTTACGTCTATCCTTGATCAGCAACTAGTATTGCAGAGTGGAACAAAAACCTCTGAGATGCTTCAAGTTCTAGGAGTGGCTCTCCTCTGCGTGAATCAATCACCAGAAGAAAGGCCTACAATGAAAGACGTAACAGCAATGCTCAAGGAGATCAGGCTTGAAAGTGATGACTTCGAAAAACCAAACTTTCTCCATAAAGGCATGGTTGTGAATCCAAAAGCAGCAGTTCACTGTTCAAGTTTCTCCAGATCATGTGAACCTTTAATAATAGAATCcacatcttcttcttcttcttag